Proteins encoded by one window of Streptococcus sanguinis:
- a CDS encoding TetR/AcrR family transcriptional regulator, whose amino-acid sequence MPQDTRDKVVNALIELAEQNPEKSYFTFSEIAKQAGLSRQAIYKKHFSNVEDIIQYIRQTIMTPFLPLYESYEEGNGENPFCFFAQHMIPTLYEHRKWMKVLYTTAIDPFWSDYLSTFFTQWVVQNLEIDSKKLGIPKEMATEIVVRWINSLIEIWIIKEDPMPAEDFAKLFLNVISTPMDQFITPHSES is encoded by the coding sequence ATGCCCCAAGATACTCGAGACAAAGTCGTTAATGCCTTAATTGAGCTGGCAGAGCAAAATCCTGAAAAGTCTTATTTTACTTTTTCAGAGATTGCAAAACAAGCTGGTCTATCGCGCCAGGCTATCTATAAAAAGCATTTTAGTAATGTTGAAGACATTATCCAATACATCCGCCAGACAATTATGACTCCGTTTTTGCCCCTGTATGAAAGCTACGAAGAAGGAAATGGAGAAAATCCGTTCTGTTTCTTTGCCCAACATATGATTCCTACCCTTTATGAACATAGGAAATGGATGAAGGTGCTCTATACTACAGCTATCGATCCTTTCTGGAGTGACTATCTATCTACCTTCTTCACTCAGTGGGTCGTGCAAAATTTAGAAATTGACTCTAAAAAATTGGGAATTCCAAAAGAAATGGCTACGGAAATTGTTGTTAGATGGATTAACTCCCTCATTGAAATTTGGATTATCAAAGAAGATCCTATGCCAGCAGAGGATTTCGCCAAGCTCTTCCTGAATGTGATTTCAACCCCTATGGATCAGTTTATAACACCTCACAGTGAATCCTAA
- a CDS encoding DUF6287 domain-containing protein: protein MIYLTVRKRRKMKKKALPFLLAGAALLAMTACSNGSATNQSETPTSSTGSVTSSVEQVSSQSTEAESSAASSTSSESASTEKTKEKKETMDISALANGNYASVKGTWQDASGNQLVFDDKGLVSSGYELYGASLTDYGTAAGGVYGGESGGFLIEFLPKGVKVADKENFTDNSDAGQDRIWTGVGLNSFDEQGSFYYRVD from the coding sequence ATGATTTATCTTACCGTGAGAAAGAGGAGAAAAATGAAGAAAAAAGCTTTACCTTTTTTACTAGCAGGAGCTGCTTTATTAGCTATGACAGCTTGCTCAAACGGCAGTGCTACGAATCAATCAGAGACACCTACTAGCAGTACTGGCTCGGTAACAAGTTCTGTGGAGCAGGTATCCAGTCAATCAACTGAGGCAGAATCTTCAGCGGCTAGCAGCACTAGCTCAGAGAGTGCGAGCACAGAAAAAACCAAGGAAAAGAAGGAAACGATGGACATTTCAGCACTTGCAAATGGTAATTATGCCAGCGTTAAAGGAACCTGGCAGGATGCTTCTGGCAACCAGCTTGTTTTTGATGACAAGGGCTTGGTTTCAAGTGGTTATGAATTGTATGGAGCTTCTCTGACAGACTATGGCACTGCTGCTGGAGGTGTCTACGGCGGAGAAAGCGGAGGTTTTCTGATTGAGTTTCTTCCTAAGGGAGTTAAGGTCGCAGACAAGGAAAACTTTACAGACAACTCCGATGCTGGCCAAGATAGAATCTGGACAGGTGTTGGCCTGAATAGCTTTGACGAACAAGGCAGCTTCTATTATCGCGTAGATTAA
- a CDS encoding TetR/AcrR family transcriptional regulator, whose translation MALNTRDRILDAFFELADKQPDRSRFTFTEIAKEAGLSRQAIYKRHFNNTTEIIEYIRQDMVKQAFAPNWNSNNAEADLDPFTFLAQTILPAIYEQRQRIKILYTSSVDPLWSDFITASYKDWIEQNLNLDHQKLGIPEDLANQLLAGWISSLIENWITQDDPVPCKQFSKTFLNLVSSPLTSFAAYDSPAGPSNKIVIA comes from the coding sequence ATGGCTCTTAATACACGAGATAGGATTTTAGATGCATTTTTTGAATTAGCAGATAAACAGCCAGACAGGTCGCGTTTTACCTTTACAGAAATCGCTAAAGAAGCCGGCTTGTCCAGACAGGCTATTTACAAACGACACTTTAATAACACTACTGAAATTATCGAATACATTCGCCAAGATATGGTGAAGCAAGCCTTTGCTCCCAACTGGAATAGCAACAATGCTGAAGCGGACTTAGATCCTTTCACTTTTTTGGCTCAAACGATTCTTCCCGCTATTTATGAGCAACGCCAACGCATTAAAATATTATATACTAGTTCTGTCGATCCCTTGTGGAGCGATTTTATTACTGCCAGTTACAAGGACTGGATCGAGCAGAATTTAAATCTTGACCACCAAAAATTAGGTATTCCTGAAGACCTGGCCAATCAACTGCTGGCCGGCTGGATTAGTTCTCTTATCGAGAATTGGATCACTCAGGATGACCCCGTTCCTTGCAAGCAGTTTTCTAAGACATTTCTCAACCTTGTATCTTCACCCCTAACCAGCTTTGCTGCTTATGATAGTCCAGCTGGTCCTTCAAATAAAATTGTTATCGCATAA
- a CDS encoding heavy-metal-associated domain-containing protein, with translation MKQTVQLENLSCQNCVKHVTQHFLSMEGVSDVVVDLEQQTAHVTTDKPYGASDYEAALAKTIYRVLDVAEAE, from the coding sequence ATGAAACAAACAGTTCAGTTAGAAAATTTATCTTGTCAAAATTGTGTCAAACACGTCACCCAGCACTTCCTGTCTATGGAGGGAGTGTCAGATGTGGTTGTGGACTTAGAACAGCAGACAGCCCACGTCACGACTGATAAGCCTTACGGTGCATCTGATTATGAAGCAGCTCTGGCAAAAACAATCTACAGGGTTCTGGATGTGGCAGAAGCTGAATGA
- a CDS encoding ABC transporter ATP-binding protein has protein sequence MVELNLKNIYKKYPNSDHYSVEDFNLDIKDKEFIVFVGPSGCGKSTTLRMIAGLEDITEGTASIDGTVVNDVAPKDRDIAMVFQNYALYPHMTVYDNMAFGLKLRKYSKEDIDKRVNEAAEILGLKEFLQRKPADLSGGQRQRVAMGRAIVRDAKVFLMDEPLSNLDAKLRVSMRAEIAKIHRRIGATTIYVTHDQTEAMTLADRIVIMSATKNPAGTGTIGRVEQIGTPQEVYNNPVNKFVAGFIGSPAMNFIPVKLEGNEIVAEGLRLTVPEGALKVLREKGYEGKELIFGIRPEDINAEAAFLETFPNSVVHAKISVSELLGAESHLYCQVGSSEFVARVDSRDYLETGAGIDLGFDLNKAHFFDPETEKTVY, from the coding sequence ATGGTCGAATTAAATCTGAAAAATATCTATAAAAAATATCCCAACAGCGACCACTACTCAGTGGAAGACTTCAATCTAGACATCAAGGACAAGGAATTTATCGTCTTTGTCGGTCCGTCCGGTTGCGGAAAATCAACTACGCTGCGTATGATTGCTGGTCTTGAGGACATCACAGAAGGAACTGCCTCTATTGACGGTACAGTGGTCAATGATGTGGCGCCCAAAGACCGTGATATCGCTATGGTCTTCCAGAACTATGCCCTTTATCCGCATATGACTGTCTACGACAACATGGCCTTTGGTCTTAAGCTGCGCAAGTACAGCAAGGAAGATATTGACAAACGGGTTAATGAAGCAGCAGAAATCCTAGGCTTGAAGGAATTCTTGCAGCGTAAGCCAGCCGACTTGTCTGGTGGTCAGCGTCAGCGGGTAGCAATGGGACGTGCAATCGTTCGGGATGCAAAGGTTTTCCTTATGGATGAGCCTCTGTCTAACTTGGATGCTAAGTTGCGTGTGTCCATGCGGGCAGAGATTGCCAAGATTCACCGCCGTATCGGGGCAACAACTATCTATGTTACCCATGACCAGACTGAAGCTATGACCTTGGCGGATCGTATCGTTATCATGTCAGCGACCAAGAATCCCGCTGGAACTGGAACGATTGGACGAGTGGAGCAGATTGGTACGCCGCAGGAAGTCTATAACAACCCAGTTAATAAGTTCGTTGCTGGCTTCATCGGTAGCCCAGCTATGAACTTCATCCCAGTTAAACTTGAAGGGAATGAGATTGTCGCAGAAGGTCTGCGCTTGACTGTACCAGAAGGAGCTCTCAAGGTTCTGCGGGAGAAAGGTTACGAGGGCAAGGAACTGATCTTTGGTATTCGTCCGGAAGATATCAATGCGGAAGCTGCTTTCTTGGAAACTTTCCCGAATTCAGTTGTGCATGCCAAAATTTCTGTTTCAGAATTGCTGGGAGCAGAGTCCCATCTCTACTGCCAAGTGGGTTCTAGTGAGTTTGTAGCGCGTGTGGATTCACGGGACTACCTAGAAACTGGTGCGGGTATTGACCTAGGCTTTGACCTCAATAAAGCGCACTTCTTTGATCCAGAGACAGAGAAGACAGTCTATTAA
- a CDS encoding SIALI-17 repeat-containing surface protein yields the protein MKRTEKVLRYSIRKSVLGVGSVLICALFLGHSMVAADEEQPVANAVETPAAASPVNQDLTTVREAANTEVGTFLAEKVTDLGNNPNLSAEELAAAKEEVNQTAAKAQNEIAAAEDKERIYQAKEDGLADINSINPVGKDLLLDEIQNGKAEFDKLVDSSDLLPEEQKKSFQESVRKKAAEAEDAIQKLDVNAATAEQAEVIQEQAVTEEDKFFKFIASSTVDFTLAAKLADLEANPNLSEAEKKAVRGEIEQVVEAAKKAIEGADSQEVYDRAKETAIAHLAKIHPIGKEQFLKEIQEEKTATIEAVEKSQSLSAEEKTAAKKKIEDAAAIAQKAIAAYNAWVESPDDAEKIQEQVAAEKQGLLKVTTGLKLDLALSDKLADLRSNPNLSDAERATAKAEAEATLADAKTALEKADTEEELERIEEAGIASLDTIHPVGKDLVLDELEEEVDKQIEAIEHHQTLSELDKKQAKEKIRAVLKTVTDAIAQLDDSVDSAEKAEKLQEQIAAEQTKALENLEAIVKNAAKAETASSIPSDSPQEAGQEFSGGVSDSEPATATASEYDLSSHEVGTHPDTAPQSSVQPEFSGNVNDSEAPTATRPEFSGGVSDSEPTTATESEYDLSSHEVGTHPDTAPQASAQAEFSGNVSDSEAATVTRPEFTGGVNDSEPTMTENNTYDAGVQPSVRSAHPDSAPQMAALPEFTGGVNATDAAVADALPAYQVTSGILPAVDEAKSVQEQSSLAKVTQPAQLKNKEGKSGASVLPHTGQASNALLTVAGVISALGVAGLSFRSRKKEE from the coding sequence ATGAAAAGAACAGAAAAAGTTTTGCGATATTCTATTCGGAAGTCAGTTTTAGGTGTTGGTTCAGTCCTTATTTGTGCTCTGTTTTTGGGTCACAGTATGGTGGCGGCAGATGAGGAGCAGCCTGTTGCAAATGCAGTAGAGACTCCGGCTGCTGCATCACCAGTAAATCAGGATTTGACAACGGTCAGGGAGGCTGCTAATACGGAAGTAGGTACGTTTCTGGCTGAGAAAGTGACAGATCTTGGGAATAATCCAAATTTGTCAGCTGAGGAGCTTGCAGCAGCTAAGGAGGAAGTCAATCAAACAGCTGCAAAGGCTCAGAATGAAATTGCTGCAGCTGAGGATAAAGAAAGGATTTATCAAGCTAAGGAAGATGGATTGGCAGACATCAACTCTATCAATCCAGTCGGCAAAGATTTGCTTCTAGATGAAATCCAAAATGGAAAAGCAGAGTTTGATAAACTTGTAGATAGTAGCGATTTACTGCCTGAGGAGCAAAAGAAAAGCTTCCAAGAGTCTGTAAGGAAGAAGGCTGCAGAAGCAGAGGATGCAATTCAGAAATTAGATGTTAATGCAGCAACAGCAGAGCAGGCGGAAGTGATTCAAGAGCAGGCAGTAACCGAGGAAGATAAGTTTTTCAAATTTATAGCAAGTTCAACCGTAGATTTCACTCTGGCTGCCAAATTAGCTGACTTGGAAGCAAATCCTAATCTTTCAGAAGCAGAAAAGAAAGCAGTTAGAGGCGAGATAGAGCAGGTGGTGGAAGCGGCCAAGAAGGCTATTGAAGGAGCAGATTCTCAGGAAGTCTATGACCGGGCAAAAGAAACAGCCATAGCCCACTTAGCTAAGATTCACCCCATTGGCAAAGAGCAGTTCTTAAAAGAAATTCAGGAAGAAAAAACAGCTACTATCGAGGCTGTTGAGAAGAGTCAAAGTCTTTCTGCTGAGGAAAAAACTGCAGCTAAAAAGAAAATTGAAGATGCAGCAGCCATAGCTCAAAAAGCAATTGCAGCTTATAATGCCTGGGTTGAAAGTCCTGATGATGCCGAAAAAATTCAAGAACAGGTAGCGGCAGAGAAGCAAGGTTTGCTGAAAGTTACGACTGGGCTGAAACTAGATCTTGCTCTGTCTGATAAGCTAGCAGACTTACGGAGCAACCCGAATCTGTCAGATGCAGAACGGGCTACGGCTAAAGCTGAAGCGGAAGCAACTCTAGCAGATGCGAAAACGGCGCTTGAAAAGGCTGATACCGAAGAGGAACTAGAGAGAATTGAGGAAGCTGGCATTGCTAGCTTGGACACGATTCATCCAGTTGGCAAAGACTTGGTTTTAGATGAGCTTGAAGAAGAAGTCGACAAACAGATTGAAGCAATTGAACATCATCAAACACTTTCAGAACTCGATAAAAAGCAAGCTAAAGAAAAGATTCGAGCAGTATTAAAGACGGTGACAGATGCGATTGCGCAGCTAGATGATAGTGTAGACAGTGCTGAAAAAGCAGAGAAGCTGCAGGAACAGATTGCTGCTGAGCAGACAAAAGCTCTTGAAAATCTAGAAGCGATTGTCAAGAATGCTGCTAAAGCTGAGACAGCTTCTTCTATTCCAAGTGATTCACCACAGGAAGCTGGGCAAGAATTTAGTGGAGGAGTTAGCGACTCTGAACCAGCAACGGCAACGGCGTCGGAATATGATTTGTCTAGCCATGAAGTTGGAACTCATCCCGATACAGCTCCGCAGTCTTCAGTACAACCAGAATTCAGTGGAAATGTTAATGATTCAGAAGCACCAACAGCAACACGGCCTGAATTTAGTGGAGGGGTCAGTGATTCTGAACCGACAACAGCGACAGAGTCAGAGTATGATTTATCTAGCCATGAAGTTGGAACTCATCCTGATACAGCTCCGCAGGCGTCTGCACAAGCAGAATTCAGTGGCAATGTTAGTGATTCAGAGGCGGCAACAGTAACACGGCCTGAATTTACAGGAGGCGTCAATGATTCAGAGCCAACTATGACAGAAAATAACACCTATGATGCTGGCGTTCAGCCATCAGTCAGGAGTGCACATCCAGACAGCGCTCCTCAAATGGCGGCTCTTCCGGAATTTACTGGCGGTGTCAATGCTACTGACGCGGCAGTAGCTGATGCTTTACCTGCTTACCAAGTAACTAGCGGTATTTTGCCAGCAGTTGATGAGGCCAAATCAGTACAAGAGCAGTCTTCATTAGCTAAGGTCACCCAGCCAGCTCAGCTTAAAAACAAGGAAGGTAAGAGTGGTGCGTCAGTCTTGCCGCATACGGGTCAAGCTTCTAATGCTCTTCTCACAGTTGCAGGAGTTATCAGCGCTTTAGGCGTAGCTGGATTGTCATTCCGTAGTAGAAAAAAAGAAGAATAA